ttttttttttctttttttcttttgaaattaaacGCACCatctaattctctctctctttttaatactctcctgtctgtctgtctttctcaatGGATCACCTCGAAGAAGAATCATCGaatgatcgtttttatcattgaacaaaacaaaacgcaaatagagagaggattatacaaatttatttatttatatatccatcGTAAAACGTTgatatatcgaagaaagaaagaaagaaaaaaaaaaaaaaaaaaagaagaagacaagaaaaaagaataatcataggtaatattttgataataaggagagggtaaaaaaaagaaaaaaaaatcagtacCGAAAACGACAGGGTTAAAAGTACTCTTATTGGTTCCTGCTGAATGATATTTTTGGTTAATGTTTTTTTCCGTGTatacacatttttttatttaaaaaaaaagaaaaaaaacgtttttttttgtctttttttggtttatttttgtttttttttgttttttttttgtttttttttgtttttttttttttttttttagttcagttcaatttaatatcatttattttggaaagaaatattcgttATCTTCCgtaatttcttctctctgtaCATCGCTATAAGAGCCCGCCACTACTCCCCtccacgttctctctctctctctctctctctctctctctctctctctctctctctctctctctctctctctctctctctctctctctctctctctcaatctcttcATCGCTCTATCTTCCTTCATCGCTACATCTTTTATTacccgtctttctctctcactctctctctcactctctcacattctctcttcttctctctcgctctctccttATCTTAATCTCTTCCTTAGTCTTactatctctttccttatatggatcatcatcatcatctcgaAAAGGGTACGTATCTCCGCGAGAGGGGTTTTTTACGCAGCCTCTCGATGAGAGACGATTCCCCACCACcccgacgaaaaaaaaaatggatttttATACGAAGCGTTGCTGTTGGTCGCGGCGACATCGAACAAATTgtttcttgttgttgttgttgttgtttttttctttgtttttttttcattttttttctttttgttcttgtttttttttttttttttttttcatcgaggTTACTGATTCTGAGATGACGGTTGTTGTTGtggctgttgttgttgctgttgctgctgtggCGGTGAtggttgctgttgttgctgttgctgttgctgctgttgttgttgacTTGACGGCGAGGTAGAGGACGTCGTTTGTTGCTGTTGGGATGACGATTGTGATTGCGGTTGAGATGCAACAACAGTTCCTTGTTGAGATGTTGCACTACCGTCTCTTCGGGAACGAGAACCACCTTCTTGGCTGCTACCACGACCAGCGCGTGAGCCTACACCTCCCGCTCCACCGGGTGCACCAGATTGCAACACCATTGAACGAATTCTCCTTTGGGCAGactgtaaataataatcgaaatcaaaatgaatattaaataagtaGTCCGATTGCATTGAACGGGATATACATTTGTTATATATCgcttaaacgaaaataaaaagaaacaatgttTCGATTTGGTCTTTtggaaaattgaatatttcttttttccacaaaaaaaaaaaaaaaaagaaaaaaagaaaaaaagaaaatgatttgacGATTCGATTTAACATCACAAACAGCACATAGATCTTAGCAAAGGATCTAATTCAATGTTATCAATAGTTTTCGTGATGtcacaataatataatttaatatcttttttttcttcttcttcttctttttgccttttcttaattatgatttttcacGAATGGAAAAAATGATACGTCGTTAAATCTCCGACGTAAGTTTGAAATCTAGGATCTAAATACGATTCGATTTAATATAACATCTCGTTATATGCAAGGAAGATAGATATCATCTCTCATATCGTTCAAATATATTGaagaatgtaatattatattaaaaaaaaaaaaaatatatatatatatatatacatcaactaatatataaaaattactttccttattattgaaaaattcctaacttcgaaatatattcgacaaagggagaaaaagaaagagagagagagagagaaaaaaaaagaatgtcttttctatttaacttgttttgtttttttttttttcctccaaataaaaatctttttacgaTGAGAGCACAacgttatatattatctttcgttatataagaaaaagcgatgtgagagaaaaagagagagagagagagagagagagagagagagagagagagagagaaagagagcgtgACTCTTTTTAGCTCGTGACGAAAAGTCCCAAATGTTCTTCGAAACTACGCAATAAATTTACCTGAACGGAGAAGAAGGGCCCAATGATATGGACGGTGGTTTCCTCGTCGGCCGAGGGAGGCGTGGCTTGTTGTTCCGATAGCTTGATGACGCTTCCAGTTGCACGTTGAAGCTCCCTAACGTTTTGACCGCCTTTACCGATGATTCGGCCTACCTGAGCGCTTGGTACTAAAATTTCTATCGTCAGTCTAACATCCTCTGTACCAGCAACGAAGCCCTCCTCCCGCATCTTTTCAAAGATCAAGTACTGGGcctaatgaaataaatataatgattttttttttttctttttttttaaatcaaaaacgtgagaaacaaattaaaaaaagaatgaaatgttAAAGGGTTAAACGGGACCGAATGAcacagttttttttattattttaattaaaaaggcGTTAATCGGTACGGGACccttttttatagttttttgaTCTACCTACTAAATCAAGTCCTATGCTTACGTAAAACGGCATAGGCCCAAATGAGtaggatatataataataaataatatataaacgacaaacgcatatatatatatatatatatatatatatatatatatatatacgcgcacAACAATAATTATCAACGTCGTAAAAAACGCAAACGTGCCCCTTTTTTTACCAGTCTTCGGAATAAAGCGAAACTCgcgagttcttttttttttcttctttctcttaaaaaagagactatatatatatatatatatatatataatccaagaaaaacgagagagaaaaatgtggGGGATTTGAACTCACGATCTTCGTATTACGAGACCGGCGCCGTTTGCGATGAGCCAATGAAGGCTCGTtcataaatttagaaaaaacgacaaataaaacgaaataaaataaaataaaataaaataaaataaaataaaatagtgaGTAAAACATTGAAGgtataaatttaaaactattaattatttaattattatttttttttcttttttcaaaattcttatttttttttaccttccaTTGTGATTCCGGTGATCCGACAATGGTGACTTTCCTTTCAGTTTGTTGCTCCGCCGGTTTGTCTTGTTCAAGCGGTGCAATTTTAACGCTGGCACCGGAAAACCTtatgatatttcttatatGAGAACCCTTAGTACCAATAATAGCACCGACACTACTATTAGGAATGTAGAGGAAGGTAGTTTCCTGTGTATCACCAGCGGGTACGCCCTGGGTCGGCAAGCTCCCTTGGTAGGGATATGGGGCGGGACCAGAGCCATAAAGGGCTGTTCCACGCGAGCTATATCCCATGCCAGCGGTGGACATCATAGCCATGGGATGTAAACCAGGGAACATCATGCTTTGAGGCTGCGCGAACAAAATTCGTTAcgtaaatacacatatacatacatataatcagagatatttttatgttaacaatcgtaattgattttttatcatttgtataaataatatatcgggtaaatatattttttattatttttatgtatattaatttcttttttctcctccttatctctcttttttaatttttcttctctcttttttttttttttcttcccccttttctcatctttatccttaaaaatatcaaatatttacttacCGCCATGGCCTGTAAGTCATTCTCGTAACTCTGACGTAATTTGCTCGATATCATTGATTCGGCTTTGCTCATATTTTCAATAGTACCCTTAACCGTGATAATGCGCTCCAGATTAAAACTGTTGATGTCGTTAATACTACTAACTGTTATTT
This Vespa velutina chromosome 22, iVesVel2.1, whole genome shotgun sequence DNA region includes the following protein-coding sequences:
- the LOC124956479 gene encoding insulin-like growth factor 2 mRNA-binding protein 2 isoform X1, coding for MSKLYVGNLSSECNENALRQLFQDHNLSCTTILVKRGGYAFVDCADQSTADRAIDKLNGYTFLGSSLVVEPSVASGAKKRGSVIAALPESSLDQIGNGWRSGAGAKVIVSNIPANVKLDELELLLLNFGQVQNVEKVSSRDPNTLSYLVSYETLEQAQQAVNQFNGYEYEGNSLKVEMSSAESRRRGRSQRGGVAFSGLPGSGRQTDFPLRILVQSDMVGAIIGRQGSTIRHITQMTRARVDVHRKDNVGSVEKAITIYGNPENCTNACKKILEVMQQEAMNTNKGEIILKILAHNNLIGRIIGKGGNTIKRIMQDTDTKITVSSINDINSFNLERIITVKGTIENMSKAESMISSKLRQSYENDLQAMAPQSMMFPGLHPMAMMSTAGMGYSSRGTALYGSGPAPYPYQGSLPTQGVPAGDTQETTFLYIPNSSVGAIIGTKGSHIRNIIRFSGASVKIAPLEQDKPAEQQTERKVTIVGSPESQWKAQYLIFEKMREEGFVAGTEDVRLTIEILVPSAQVGRIIGKGGQNVRELQRATGSVIKLSEQQATPPSADEETTVHIIGPFFSVQSAQRRIRSMVLQSGAPGGAGGVGSRAGRGSSQEGGSRSRRDGSATSQQGTVVASQPQSQSSSQQQQTTSSTSPSSQQQQQQQQQQQQQPSPPQQQQQQQQPQQQPSSQNQ
- the LOC124956479 gene encoding insulin-like growth factor 2 mRNA-binding protein 2 isoform X4 produces the protein MSKLYVGNLSSECNENALRQLFQDHNLSCTTILVKRGGYAFVDCADQSTADRAIDKLNGYTFLGSSLVVEPSVASGAKKRGAGAKVIVSNIPANVKLDELELLLLNFGQVQNVEKVSSRDPNTLSYLVSYETLEQAQQAVNQFNGYEYEGNSLKVEMSSAESRRRGRSQRGGVAFSGLPGSGRQTDFPLRILVQSDMVGAIIGRQGSTIRHITQMTRARVDVHRKDNVGSVEKAITIYGNPENCTNACKKILEVMQQEAMNTNKGEIILKILAHNNLIGRIIGKGGNTIKRIMQDTDTKITVSSINDINSFNLERIITVKGTIENMSKAESMISSKLRQSYENDLQAMAPQSMMFPGLHPMAMMSTAGMGYSSRGTALYGSGPAPYPYQGSLPTQGVPAGDTQETTFLYIPNSSVGAIIGTKGSHIRNIIRFSGASVKIAPLEQDKPAEQQTERKVTIVGSPESQWKAQYLIFEKMREEGFVAGTEDVRLTIEILVPSAQVGRIIGKGGQNVRELQRATGSVIKLSEQQATPPSADEETTVHIIGPFFSVQSAQRRIRSMVLQSGAPGGAGGVGSRAGRGSSQEGGSRSRRDGSATSQQGTVVASQPQSQSSSQQQQTTSSTSPSSQQQQQQQQQQQQQPSPPQQQQQQQQPQQQPSSQNQ
- the LOC124956479 gene encoding insulin-like growth factor 2 mRNA-binding protein 1 isoform X6; amino-acid sequence: MLKVQMYNNNFISKSCHPCGYTFLGSSLVVEPSVASGAKKRSGAGAKVIVSNIPANVKLDELELLLLNFGQVQNVEKVSSRDPNTLSYLVSYETLEQAQQAVNQFNGYEYEGNSLKVEMSSAESRRRGRSQRGGVAFSGLPGSGRQTDFPLRILVQSDMVGAIIGRQGSTIRHITQMTRARVDVHRKDNVGSVEKAITIYGNPENCTNACKKILEVMQQEAMNTNKGEIILKILAHNNLIGRIIGKGGNTIKRIMQDTDTKITVSSINDINSFNLERIITVKGTIENMSKAESMISSKLRQSYENDLQAMAPQSMMFPGLHPMAMMSTAGMGYSSRGTALYGSGPAPYPYQGSLPTQGVPAGDTQETTFLYIPNSSVGAIIGTKGSHIRNIIRFSGASVKIAPLEQDKPAEQQTERKVTIVGSPESQWKAQYLIFEKMREEGFVAGTEDVRLTIEILVPSAQVGRIIGKGGQNVRELQRATGSVIKLSEQQATPPSADEETTVHIIGPFFSVQSAQRRIRSMVLQSGAPGGAGGVGSRAGRGSSQEGGSRSRRDGSATSQQGTVVASQPQSQSSSQQQQTTSSTSPSSQQQQQQQQQQQQQPSPPQQQQQQQQPQQQPSSQNQ
- the LOC124956479 gene encoding insulin-like growth factor 2 mRNA-binding protein 1 isoform X7, coding for MLKVQMYNNNFISKSCHPCGYTFLGSSLVVEPSVASGAKKRGAGAKVIVSNIPANVKLDELELLLLNFGQVQNVEKVSSRDPNTLSYLVSYETLEQAQQAVNQFNGYEYEGNSLKVEMSSAESRRRGRSQRGGVAFSGLPGSGRQTDFPLRILVQSDMVGAIIGRQGSTIRHITQMTRARVDVHRKDNVGSVEKAITIYGNPENCTNACKKILEVMQQEAMNTNKGEIILKILAHNNLIGRIIGKGGNTIKRIMQDTDTKITVSSINDINSFNLERIITVKGTIENMSKAESMISSKLRQSYENDLQAMAPQSMMFPGLHPMAMMSTAGMGYSSRGTALYGSGPAPYPYQGSLPTQGVPAGDTQETTFLYIPNSSVGAIIGTKGSHIRNIIRFSGASVKIAPLEQDKPAEQQTERKVTIVGSPESQWKAQYLIFEKMREEGFVAGTEDVRLTIEILVPSAQVGRIIGKGGQNVRELQRATGSVIKLSEQQATPPSADEETTVHIIGPFFSVQSAQRRIRSMVLQSGAPGGAGGVGSRAGRGSSQEGGSRSRRDGSATSQQGTVVASQPQSQSSSQQQQTTSSTSPSSQQQQQQQQQQQQQPSPPQQQQQQQQPQQQPSSQNQ
- the LOC124956479 gene encoding insulin-like growth factor 2 mRNA-binding protein 2 isoform X3, with product MSKLYVGNLSSECNENALRQLFQDHNLSCTTILVKRGGYAFVDCADQSTADRAIDKLNGYTFLGSSLVVEPSVASGAKKRSGAGAKVIVSNIPANVKLDELELLLLNFGQVQNVEKVSSRDPNTLSYLVSYETLEQAQQAVNQFNGYEYEGNSLKVEMSSAESRRRGRSQRGGVAFSGLPGSGRQTDFPLRILVQSDMVGAIIGRQGSTIRHITQMTRARVDVHRKDNVGSVEKAITIYGNPENCTNACKKILEVMQQEAMNTNKGEIILKILAHNNLIGRIIGKGGNTIKRIMQDTDTKITVSSINDINSFNLERIITVKGTIENMSKAESMISSKLRQSYENDLQAMAPQSMMFPGLHPMAMMSTAGMGYSSRGTALYGSGPAPYPYQGSLPTQGVPAGDTQETTFLYIPNSSVGAIIGTKGSHIRNIIRFSGASVKIAPLEQDKPAEQQTERKVTIVGSPESQWKAQYLIFEKMREEGFVAGTEDVRLTIEILVPSAQVGRIIGKGGQNVRELQRATGSVIKLSEQQATPPSADEETTVHIIGPFFSVQSAQRRIRSMVLQSGAPGGAGGVGSRAGRGSSQEGGSRSRRDGSATSQQGTVVASQPQSQSSSQQQQTTSSTSPSSQQQQQQQQQQQQQPSPPQQQQQQQQPQQQPSSQNQ
- the LOC124956479 gene encoding insulin-like growth factor 2 mRNA-binding protein 2 isoform X2, producing the protein MSKLYVGNLSSECNENALRQLFQDHNLSCTTILVKRGGYAFVDCADQSTADRAIDKLNGYTFLGSSLVVEPSVASGAKKRGSVIAALPESSLDQIGNGWRGAGAKVIVSNIPANVKLDELELLLLNFGQVQNVEKVSSRDPNTLSYLVSYETLEQAQQAVNQFNGYEYEGNSLKVEMSSAESRRRGRSQRGGVAFSGLPGSGRQTDFPLRILVQSDMVGAIIGRQGSTIRHITQMTRARVDVHRKDNVGSVEKAITIYGNPENCTNACKKILEVMQQEAMNTNKGEIILKILAHNNLIGRIIGKGGNTIKRIMQDTDTKITVSSINDINSFNLERIITVKGTIENMSKAESMISSKLRQSYENDLQAMAPQSMMFPGLHPMAMMSTAGMGYSSRGTALYGSGPAPYPYQGSLPTQGVPAGDTQETTFLYIPNSSVGAIIGTKGSHIRNIIRFSGASVKIAPLEQDKPAEQQTERKVTIVGSPESQWKAQYLIFEKMREEGFVAGTEDVRLTIEILVPSAQVGRIIGKGGQNVRELQRATGSVIKLSEQQATPPSADEETTVHIIGPFFSVQSAQRRIRSMVLQSGAPGGAGGVGSRAGRGSSQEGGSRSRRDGSATSQQGTVVASQPQSQSSSQQQQTTSSTSPSSQQQQQQQQQQQQQPSPPQQQQQQQQPQQQPSSQNQ
- the LOC124956479 gene encoding insulin-like growth factor 2 mRNA-binding protein 1 isoform X9 translates to MSLDRFGENSDILQKEMERLDIEEKNGDGQSGAGAKVIVSNIPANVKLDELELLLLNFGQVQNVEKVSSRDPNTLSYLVSYETLEQAQQAVNQFNGYEYEGNSLKVEMSSAESRRRGRSQRGGVAFSGLPGSGRQTDFPLRILVQSDMVGAIIGRQGSTIRHITQMTRARVDVHRKDNVGSVEKAITIYGNPENCTNACKKILEVMQQEAMNTNKGEIILKILAHNNLIGRIIGKGGNTIKRIMQDTDTKITVSSINDINSFNLERIITVKGTIENMSKAESMISSKLRQSYENDLQAMAPQSMMFPGLHPMAMMSTAGMGYSSRGTALYGSGPAPYPYQGSLPTQGVPAGDTQETTFLYIPNSSVGAIIGTKGSHIRNIIRFSGASVKIAPLEQDKPAEQQTERKVTIVGSPESQWKAQYLIFEKMREEGFVAGTEDVRLTIEILVPSAQVGRIIGKGGQNVRELQRATGSVIKLSEQQATPPSADEETTVHIIGPFFSVQSAQRRIRSMVLQSGAPGGAGGVGSRAGRGSSQEGGSRSRRDGSATSQQGTVVASQPQSQSSSQQQQTTSSTSPSSQQQQQQQQQQQQQPSPPQQQQQQQQPQQQPSSQNQ
- the LOC124956479 gene encoding insulin-like growth factor 2 mRNA-binding protein 1 isoform X5; protein product: MLKVQMYNNNFISKSCHPCGYTFLGSSLVVEPSVASGAKKRGSVIAALPESSLDQIGNGWRSGAGAKVIVSNIPANVKLDELELLLLNFGQVQNVEKVSSRDPNTLSYLVSYETLEQAQQAVNQFNGYEYEGNSLKVEMSSAESRRRGRSQRGGVAFSGLPGSGRQTDFPLRILVQSDMVGAIIGRQGSTIRHITQMTRARVDVHRKDNVGSVEKAITIYGNPENCTNACKKILEVMQQEAMNTNKGEIILKILAHNNLIGRIIGKGGNTIKRIMQDTDTKITVSSINDINSFNLERIITVKGTIENMSKAESMISSKLRQSYENDLQAMAPQSMMFPGLHPMAMMSTAGMGYSSRGTALYGSGPAPYPYQGSLPTQGVPAGDTQETTFLYIPNSSVGAIIGTKGSHIRNIIRFSGASVKIAPLEQDKPAEQQTERKVTIVGSPESQWKAQYLIFEKMREEGFVAGTEDVRLTIEILVPSAQVGRIIGKGGQNVRELQRATGSVIKLSEQQATPPSADEETTVHIIGPFFSVQSAQRRIRSMVLQSGAPGGAGGVGSRAGRGSSQEGGSRSRRDGSATSQQGTVVASQPQSQSSSQQQQTTSSTSPSSQQQQQQQQQQQQQPSPPQQQQQQQQPQQQPSSQNQ
- the LOC124956479 gene encoding insulin-like growth factor 2 mRNA-binding protein 1 isoform X8 → MSLDRFGENSDILQKEMERLDIEEKNGDGQSSGAGAKVIVSNIPANVKLDELELLLLNFGQVQNVEKVSSRDPNTLSYLVSYETLEQAQQAVNQFNGYEYEGNSLKVEMSSAESRRRGRSQRGGVAFSGLPGSGRQTDFPLRILVQSDMVGAIIGRQGSTIRHITQMTRARVDVHRKDNVGSVEKAITIYGNPENCTNACKKILEVMQQEAMNTNKGEIILKILAHNNLIGRIIGKGGNTIKRIMQDTDTKITVSSINDINSFNLERIITVKGTIENMSKAESMISSKLRQSYENDLQAMAPQSMMFPGLHPMAMMSTAGMGYSSRGTALYGSGPAPYPYQGSLPTQGVPAGDTQETTFLYIPNSSVGAIIGTKGSHIRNIIRFSGASVKIAPLEQDKPAEQQTERKVTIVGSPESQWKAQYLIFEKMREEGFVAGTEDVRLTIEILVPSAQVGRIIGKGGQNVRELQRATGSVIKLSEQQATPPSADEETTVHIIGPFFSVQSAQRRIRSMVLQSGAPGGAGGVGSRAGRGSSQEGGSRSRRDGSATSQQGTVVASQPQSQSSSQQQQTTSSTSPSSQQQQQQQQQQQQQPSPPQQQQQQQQPQQQPSSQNQ